CTGAGAAGCTCAAGGTATGACCTTTCCTGTGTTCAGCTGAGAATTAGGACCGTGGTGATTAGCTCCATGTAACATGTGACTCGTGTTCTTGTACCTTCTATGTactgtagagtatcatttattaatccagagggaattGTGTGTTTTTCAGGTGGCCCTGGTTCACTGGCAGAAGCAAGGTGTGGATGGCTTTAAGCTGTCCGGGTTTGAGAGGGTGTTCTCCCTCAACTCCACGCTGTGGGATGACATCCGTACCATTGCGCTACAGCCCCAGGAAGACAAAGAGggcaaggagaaggagagaaggtgaGCTAATTGGAAAACCCTGTGTcttgcaatgcaatacattcaATCTTGTCAAGCAATGGATGAGGCGAGAGCATTACTGTGTGGAATCTAATGCTGTGCAATACTGCCATCTAGTGGATATTTTAATCCATGCACCAGTAGCTCGCCTGCGCTCTCTAGTGGTGGTTGCTTTATGGAACATTTCTGATGTTGGTTTTATTGTAAATTCAAGGGCCAGCCATTGAAACTAATTGgttaatttttgtgtgtgtgtattgtattgtaatagtCATTTTGTTTATTAcatataataataacacataTAATAATAACGTCTTTCTTGTTCCCGCTCACTAAAGTGCGCTCTTCGGTGTGACTGAGAAGACCTCGGCCGAGGAGGTGGGCACTCTTCTGAACAGCTCCGGCGTGGACCTGCTGCTCTCGGGCGTGTTGCGCGCCGCCAACACCAACCAGAGCGGGCAGCTGCTGGCCGACGCGGTGGAGAAGCTCTACGGCACCCTGAACCAGACCAAGCTGGCGTGGGGCATCTCGGACCGCGAGCAGGGCCATCTGGCCACACTTCtgggcagcagcggcagcggccCCGTCAAGTTCTACCAGACGCTGCTGTTCACTCTGCCCGGCACGCCCATCTTCAACTACGGCGACGAGATCGGCCTGGAGGATACGGCCAGTAGCAAGGTACCACACCAGTGTCTTATTATTAactagtagagtatcatttattgatcccaggggaaattaaggtataaAGTAGCATACATAATTGATGGTTATGCCTTTTTAAAAACTGTTTAAAAACTAAAATGGGGTAACTaagtacaaacgcacacacgtaacATGTGGTGTCACTTCCCAAGTGATTGTACCGCAGTTGAAATCAGTCTTCCCTTTTTTGCAGTCCCCAAAGATGGTCTGGTATTCTGATGAAGATGCTGAGAAACTGAATGGAACAGATAAGGTAAACCCCAACCCCCTTCAATCTAAATGGCTTGTCCTCTATGCATGATGGGACTTCTGCACTTTTGTAGATATATGTATATCTTTGTCACCTCATTGTatccttccttgtctctctcctctcgtcctccaggCTGAGATGGAGGAGCGCCTGTCGGTGCGCAAGGTCTTCAAGGCGCTGAGCGAGCTGCGCTCCAAGGAGCGTTCCCTGCTGCACGGGGACTACATCCCGTTGGCCAGCAGCGGCTCCACGCTGGCCTACCTGCGCAGCTGGGACCAGAGCGACCGCTACACGGCCGTCTTCAACTGGGGGCCCGACGAGGCCACTTTTAATCTGAAGCACGAGCAGCTGCCCCCGCAGGCCAAGGTGTGCGTCAGCACGGATTCCACGCTCTCTGACATGGTAGACCTGCAGGGTCTGAAGCTGGCCGCGGGCCAGGCCGTGTTGCTGAAGACGCCCTACCTGGGCTAGGGGGTTTTAACACCACTGTTTTTAGCGTCTATGGTGGAGCATGAAGACATgcaggatttttttccccctcgttTTTAATTTAAgtacctttttttcccccctctcttttgtACTGTGGGCATTCTGTTACTTTGGTTTTGGTTTTATGTTACCTGATTTTAAAACTACTCAATGCACTGTGTTAAAACACTATTTgagtttttcccccttttttaaatGTTGTGAAAAAGCTGATGCTTGGCAAAATGTTTGTTGTGAACCATGCACACTATCCTCAAACAACTACGATCCCCCACCTGCAACGGTGTTACCTCAGTTGTGGCGTAGATCTCAATCTGCACATTCAATGTACTGTTGTGTTATACATTCCATTGTTGTTTAACTGCCCGGGGGGCTGTTCAATGGTTGCTCCATTGTGGTAGTGTATTCTATTTGGTGTGGAAGACTTTGGGCATGTCCAAACTAATCGATCCACTGGGTCGTCATACTGCCTCTTAAAGACCCGCTCAATCTGTCAACTTTAAATTAGTCCAGACTGCCCATTTTAAGAAGGCGAGTGCCACACAGCTGAAGTCATTCGTTTTGAAGAATCGTGGGTTGCTCTTGTGGAATATTGTCTCTAGTTTGGCCAAAAGTGATGTTCTGGTGATGTATTCAAACACCCCCCTCGTCCACCATGCAATGTCAAATTAAATATGCCAGTGACTCAGTCATGTGCTAATGCAATCCAGTTTTCTCCTCTCttgaaaaaacaaaaccctgCATGAAAATGCCAAGGAGGGAGAATAAAAAGAAACAAACTCATTAAAGTGCTCTTgtcttttattttacatattattttatcCTAAGTGACTTGCATATctaacagggtattggtcacagtccctggaggagCAGCGTGTGGATTGCCTCTCTCGGGGGCACTTCTACCACTGAGGGAGGGAttggagatggagagggtggggattgaacctgcatcATGGCTGCCCTGCGTTTACCACTTTCCTCTGGTGGTCACGACAGACTCGGAAAGCAGGATTCCCCTGCAAAGCAAATGGGCAGAATCacaatttctttaaaaaaaactgtaattgtaAAATTGTAGAGTGGGGATAAAATGTTGTTTTAGTCTGTACTTTTGGACTTCAGTGGCCATCTGTCTGAACATGATGCTTCTTCCTATTGATAAAGTACATAAAAGCATTAAGACCATGGTATTCTATCTGCAACACATGTCAGACAGTATACTGTATCTTGCAGTAAAGAAGACATTTAATCGGTTGTAATGACTAGTACGCCTGAAGTTAAAGTGGGTAGTGTGCTGTGTACTGACGTAGCCAAAAGTAGAAAAAGTTACATCTGCAGAGTTCTATGACTTTTCTTTAAAGTAAATGTACTCTTTCGGGTTTCTCTCGGGTTTTGAAACAAAGTTACTGAGTAAAACAAAACTTTTATCAGTCAAGATAAACCGATAAGGTGAGTCCCTTGCAGTAGGGAAGTGTGACAATCCGCTACGCAAGCCATCATTGACACGGCACAATGACGGGCTGAAACATTGGTTGCTCAAACGGCTGTGGTATTGTAGTACAGTGTAACGGGAGCCACAGTGCGTAGGACATGGGCGGGGAACCTATGACCTgt
This window of the Engraulis encrasicolus isolate BLACKSEA-1 chromosome 7, IST_EnEncr_1.0, whole genome shotgun sequence genome carries:
- the slc3a2b gene encoding solute carrier family 3 member 2b, whose protein sequence is MSTEVDLKDVELNEVDQEKQPMTGGDTGNGDASSPTVTEKNGMVSLTIPKDQESKFTGLSKDELIQVAGTPGWVRTRWALLILFWLGWLGMLAGAIGIIIQAPRCKPLPEMNWWNQGPMYEIGDVAAFSNDLEGLKGKVDSLSQLKVKGLVVGPIHKAPTDDIAELDLNSMAVSGDLVPFKALLEAAHKKSMKVVLDLTPNYQGQQRWFDNLMGAAEKLKVALVHWQKQGVDGFKLSGFERVFSLNSTLWDDIRTIALQPQEDKEGKEKERSALFGVTEKTSAEEVGTLLNSSGVDLLLSGVLRAANTNQSGQLLADAVEKLYGTLNQTKLAWGISDREQGHLATLLGSSGSGPVKFYQTLLFTLPGTPIFNYGDEIGLEDTASSKSPKMVWYSDEDAEKLNGTDKAEMEERLSVRKVFKALSELRSKERSLLHGDYIPLASSGSTLAYLRSWDQSDRYTAVFNWGPDEATFNLKHEQLPPQAKVCVSTDSTLSDMVDLQGLKLAAGQAVLLKTPYLG